Proteins from a genomic interval of Rubinisphaera italica:
- the fabD gene encoding ACP S-malonyltransferase produces the protein MPKTAFLFPGQGAQQIGMGVKVAEKYPAARQLFDQAAEILGFDLLKLCAEGPEERINATEISQPALYVSSLASLEVVKDQSPEAFDQVEVAAGLSLGEYTALAFAGAMSFEDGLRVVRVRGQAMQAAADATPSGMVSLLLLDEEKVQQVCDKASDAGLIQIANYLCPGNIVVSGDQAACDKVVGLAEEAGGRAIPLKVAGAFHTPIMQSATEKLAAVLESVEIHAPRIPVVSNVDAKTHSDASEIRDILVKQVVHPVLWEKSMNALLEMGVEQFYEIGPGKVLKGLMKRIARKASVENYNDESIA, from the coding sequence ATGCCAAAAACAGCCTTTTTGTTTCCCGGACAAGGCGCCCAGCAAATTGGAATGGGCGTAAAAGTTGCCGAGAAATATCCTGCCGCACGTCAGTTATTTGATCAAGCTGCTGAAATCCTCGGTTTCGATCTCCTGAAATTATGTGCCGAAGGTCCTGAGGAACGAATCAATGCGACCGAAATCAGTCAACCGGCTTTGTATGTTTCGAGTTTGGCGTCGCTGGAAGTGGTGAAAGATCAGTCGCCAGAGGCATTCGATCAGGTCGAAGTGGCAGCTGGATTGAGTCTGGGCGAATACACGGCACTGGCATTTGCTGGAGCGATGTCTTTTGAAGATGGTTTGCGGGTTGTCCGAGTGCGTGGTCAGGCCATGCAGGCTGCAGCCGATGCGACTCCTTCCGGGATGGTCAGTCTTCTGCTTCTCGATGAAGAAAAAGTTCAGCAGGTTTGCGACAAAGCCAGCGATGCTGGTTTGATTCAGATTGCGAATTACCTGTGTCCGGGGAATATTGTCGTTTCCGGGGATCAGGCTGCCTGTGACAAGGTCGTCGGGCTTGCAGAAGAGGCAGGTGGCCGGGCGATTCCGTTAAAAGTCGCTGGAGCGTTTCACACACCAATTATGCAGTCGGCAACGGAGAAGTTAGCGGCGGTTCTGGAATCTGTGGAAATTCATGCTCCGCGAATTCCCGTAGTCTCCAATGTCGATGCGAAAACACATAGCGATGCCTCTGAAATTCGTGATATTCTCGTCAAGCAGGTCGTGCACCCTGTTCTCTGGGAAAAATCGATGAATGCATTGCTGGAAATGGGTGTCGAGCAGTTTTATGAAATCGGTCCTGGGAAAGTTCTAAAAGGCTTGATGAAGCGGATTGCCAGAAAAGCAAGCGTCGAAAATTACAACGATGAATCAATTGCCTGA
- a CDS encoding autotransporter outer membrane beta-barrel domain-containing protein, translating into MSRVRSELQLKYVLGIICTTLLAFLPNTASAQPGGGQPTETVGTFTIQFWDQGDNGGAGAVDANGNVVANANLGTWTNAEKAAIRRAFTYWSNTLNATPATTPVIRLIKDDSTAQFGGLAISQETAAGMTAQTNTYNILATGGVPAPTATQIDGSISFASGAGGNFGTNRILQLGTEARSLEQEAIFNIAALLGVGNVDDVNNFVAADGNNVNAPYLNLINPDGNGNNTFQGATALTIFGPNGLPLPLDGTQTDGVNEAFTNLPNHNSSNIANSILNIPHYAPGELAIFDDIGYNGYNPANHFGTAIYQDGIAPQNFGAATPTADYGIGLFLQADNHVLTQTGNITASGFAATGIRLSDANNNRVNIATGQTITTNGSQGIGVLVSSGSGNTIVQQGTINAIGMNGRGYVFAYGVNSYQNVVPNSTVPFVDQLDITGTINAATNAIQIGNPQPVGTVNPLTPGVGTINVMQGASITGNIFSDAFIPGGGSAPMLTFGKLANADGTATATGNSAFNFTYGGNILGTTGGRAVLDLDFFNGTTTLNGNVTAGNSRLQLGTLNTNGIFNVNALTVDGGTANFAGDTDVVNNVVINNAGRINATSTFNALDVAINGTGGFVTSGTTLLDDVTVNNSMTMGNGFAVTAGTTTSDQFVLIEGNTVVLSGATLNSNNFTANGGQVDLSGNLNAMGAGGNYTQNAGVLNITSGGVLTTSGYQQTGGTANVMSGGTLTANLAASNVNGGILNNNGTINTAMGLNINNGGTMNGTGTVNGNVTNNVGGTIAPGNSIGTQNINGNFVTAGTLNIEALPSAAPVPGTDVDNIAVTGTATVNGGTVNVTDFQTPAGTTDYTIGTQYNFINAAGGVTVNANPMFTDDIANRRAIGIMGTNTYGFQIANDTNFGTIGITDNQIAFGEYLELVKNTPNPGFQNLRDQIDLLGSDDLVRDAFDQLSGDVYASAPAAALQTTTLLYRQLSRQVAKSTAPSGVFNPIIAGLDETELNINLAGQEYESLVVRGQCDKGTCRVRCRNPKDAWITYYALGGEIDSGMNPTPGEYSSNGTMFGLSTFHNDQVQFGLFGAYGRSYLDTNNPTQGVDAENVHAGAYMNIADCQGTFLAAVGFGYDDYDSQRQINIGNVNTIANGDFSGQQATAYLERAWDHYWGNFYHRPMVGLQYVHISQDAFAETGAGAANLIVTSEDMDSLRSIFGSSIAWDHVGERCWRLTPEAHAYYMHEYLETSNAIVSGLGPAPVPGFSARGLDTGRDFLMFGTGLTFSPFDSLSFALNYDLQASNNLVLHIGSGNITKVW; encoded by the coding sequence ATGAGCAGAGTTCGTTCTGAACTCCAGCTAAAATATGTGCTCGGCATCATTTGTACGACACTTCTGGCATTCCTGCCGAACACAGCCTCGGCTCAGCCGGGCGGTGGCCAGCCAACTGAGACTGTGGGGACGTTCACAATCCAGTTCTGGGACCAGGGTGATAATGGTGGAGCAGGGGCCGTCGATGCCAATGGCAACGTCGTCGCCAATGCTAACCTCGGAACCTGGACCAATGCAGAAAAAGCCGCCATTCGACGAGCTTTTACCTATTGGTCTAATACCCTGAACGCGACTCCAGCCACTACGCCTGTGATTCGATTGATTAAGGATGACAGCACGGCTCAGTTCGGTGGATTAGCGATTTCTCAAGAAACCGCAGCAGGTATGACTGCCCAGACCAATACCTACAATATTCTGGCAACGGGTGGAGTGCCTGCTCCAACAGCAACCCAGATTGATGGTAGCATTTCTTTTGCTTCTGGAGCTGGCGGAAACTTTGGAACCAATCGAATTCTTCAGTTAGGAACAGAAGCCCGTTCGCTTGAACAGGAAGCGATCTTCAATATTGCGGCTTTACTGGGTGTCGGCAATGTGGACGATGTCAATAACTTCGTCGCAGCGGATGGCAACAATGTCAACGCACCGTATTTGAATCTGATCAATCCCGATGGGAACGGAAACAACACCTTTCAGGGTGCGACTGCACTGACCATCTTCGGTCCCAACGGATTGCCATTGCCACTCGATGGGACGCAAACCGATGGGGTGAATGAAGCGTTTACAAACCTGCCAAATCATAACTCCTCGAATATCGCGAATTCCATTCTTAATATTCCACACTACGCACCCGGCGAATTGGCGATCTTCGATGACATCGGCTACAACGGCTACAATCCAGCCAATCACTTCGGCACCGCCATCTACCAAGATGGAATTGCTCCGCAAAACTTTGGAGCTGCTACTCCAACTGCTGATTACGGAATTGGACTGTTCCTGCAGGCAGACAATCATGTGCTGACGCAAACAGGTAACATCACAGCCAGTGGTTTTGCTGCAACCGGTATTCGTCTTTCTGATGCCAATAACAACCGGGTCAATATCGCGACAGGTCAAACCATTACCACGAACGGTTCTCAGGGGATCGGCGTGCTGGTCAGTTCAGGCTCGGGAAACACGATTGTTCAACAGGGAACGATCAATGCGATCGGTATGAATGGACGTGGTTACGTTTTTGCTTACGGTGTTAACTCCTATCAGAATGTGGTACCAAACAGCACCGTGCCATTTGTCGATCAACTCGATATCACGGGCACGATCAACGCAGCGACAAATGCCATTCAAATTGGTAATCCTCAGCCAGTAGGGACAGTCAATCCTTTGACTCCGGGTGTGGGCACTATCAATGTGATGCAGGGCGCGAGTATTACCGGTAATATCTTTAGCGATGCGTTCATCCCAGGTGGTGGTTCCGCACCAATGCTGACATTCGGTAAGCTTGCCAACGCCGATGGAACCGCAACTGCAACTGGAAACAGTGCGTTCAACTTCACTTATGGTGGCAACATCCTGGGCACTACAGGTGGCCGAGCCGTGCTCGATCTCGATTTCTTCAACGGTACGACGACGCTTAATGGAAACGTCACTGCTGGCAATTCTCGATTGCAACTTGGAACACTCAACACGAATGGCATTTTCAATGTCAACGCATTAACAGTTGATGGGGGAACAGCCAACTTTGCTGGTGATACTGATGTTGTTAACAATGTGGTCATCAACAATGCAGGCCGCATCAATGCCACAAGTACTTTCAATGCACTCGATGTGGCCATCAACGGAACTGGTGGTTTCGTCACTTCTGGAACAACTCTTCTGGATGATGTGACAGTTAATAATTCCATGACAATGGGAAATGGTTTCGCAGTCACAGCTGGAACGACAACGTCCGACCAGTTTGTGCTCATAGAAGGTAATACGGTTGTCCTTTCTGGAGCAACTCTTAACTCGAACAACTTCACCGCCAACGGTGGTCAGGTCGATCTCTCTGGTAACCTGAATGCTATGGGAGCTGGCGGAAACTACACTCAGAATGCTGGCGTGTTGAATATCACCAGTGGTGGAGTTCTAACAACTTCCGGTTATCAGCAGACTGGCGGAACTGCAAATGTTATGTCAGGAGGAACACTCACAGCGAACCTCGCAGCTTCCAATGTGAATGGTGGCATCCTGAATAATAACGGAACCATCAATACCGCCATGGGACTCAACATCAACAATGGCGGTACCATGAATGGTACAGGGACCGTGAATGGTAATGTGACCAATAATGTCGGTGGTACCATTGCTCCCGGAAACAGTATTGGAACTCAGAACATCAACGGCAACTTTGTGACTGCCGGTACCTTGAATATTGAGGCTCTGCCAAGTGCGGCTCCGGTTCCTGGAACTGATGTCGACAACATTGCCGTCACGGGCACAGCGACTGTCAATGGTGGAACGGTCAATGTGACCGACTTCCAGACACCTGCCGGAACTACCGATTACACAATTGGTACTCAGTACAACTTCATCAACGCCGCTGGCGGGGTGACAGTGAATGCGAATCCAATGTTTACCGACGATATCGCAAATCGTCGTGCCATCGGAATCATGGGAACCAACACCTACGGTTTCCAAATTGCCAACGATACCAACTTTGGCACGATCGGGATTACTGACAATCAAATCGCTTTCGGCGAGTATCTTGAACTTGTTAAGAACACTCCCAATCCGGGCTTCCAGAATCTGAGAGATCAAATCGACCTGTTAGGTAGTGATGATCTGGTTCGTGATGCTTTCGATCAACTCTCAGGCGATGTCTATGCCTCAGCTCCTGCAGCTGCTCTTCAGACGACAACTCTGCTGTATCGTCAGCTGAGCCGTCAGGTTGCCAAATCGACTGCTCCAAGTGGTGTCTTCAATCCGATTATTGCCGGGCTTGATGAAACGGAATTGAACATTAATCTGGCTGGTCAGGAATACGAGAGTCTTGTCGTTCGCGGTCAGTGCGACAAAGGGACTTGCCGAGTTCGTTGCCGTAACCCCAAAGATGCTTGGATCACTTATTATGCTTTGGGCGGAGAAATCGATTCGGGAATGAACCCGACACCGGGTGAATACTCTTCAAACGGAACGATGTTCGGTCTCTCGACCTTCCATAACGATCAGGTTCAGTTCGGACTGTTCGGAGCCTACGGACGATCTTATCTCGACACAAACAATCCAACACAGGGTGTCGATGCTGAGAATGTTCACGCGGGTGCCTACATGAACATTGCAGATTGTCAGGGAACCTTCCTGGCAGCAGTCGGCTTCGGATATGACGATTACGATTCCCAGCGTCAAATCAATATTGGCAATGTGAATACAATTGCCAATGGTGATTTTTCAGGTCAGCAGGCGACTGCTTATCTGGAACGAGCCTGGGATCATTACTGGGGTAACTTCTACCACCGACCAATGGTCGGTCTGCAATATGTGCATATTTCTCAGGATGCATTTGCAGAGACTGGGGCAGGAGCAGCGAATCTGATTGTGACTTCAGAAGACATGGACTCACTGCGAAGTATCTTTGGTTCCAGCATTGCCTGGGACCATGTCGGAGAACGCTGCTGGCGATTGACTCCAGAAGCTCATGCGTACTACATGCACGAGTATCTGGAAACGAGCAACGCCATCGTCTCCGGCCTCGGACCAGCACCAGTTCCCGGCTTCAGTGCCCGCGGACTCGACACCGGTCGCGACTTCCTGATGTTCGGTACAGGGCTGACATTCTCACCATTCGATTCGCTCAGCTTCGCACTGAACTACGATCTGCAAGCCAGCAACAATCTGGTCCTGCACATCGGCAGCGGAAATATTACCAAAGTGTGGTAA
- the rpmF gene encoding 50S ribosomal protein L32, whose translation MAIPKRRQSKTRSRKRRSHDAVKPLKLQYCSQCGQATPSHVACPTCGHYMGRTVVEIDD comes from the coding sequence ATGGCAATTCCAAAGAGAAGACAGTCCAAAACCCGGTCCCGCAAACGTCGTAGTCATGATGCCGTCAAACCGCTCAAGCTGCAGTATTGCTCACAGTGCGGTCAGGCAACCCCAAGTCACGTCGCCTGCCCGACTTGCGGTCATTACATGGGACGTACGGTAGTCGAAATAGACGACTAG
- a CDS encoding RluA family pseudouridine synthase has protein sequence MVYSLELIVEPYQSGARVDAFLVQQLRNYSLWQIQRLAHWNALTVNHQPADLMRRLWPGNSVQVKLLEPPETLYDPEPFPLHIVYEDAWIVVVDKPVGVIAHPTGNMQSGTLCNFLQAHFDQQTPIKGLLRPGIVHRLDRETTGLIIVAKTHQAHRNLVDSFEHSRVSKTYIALVEGNLKESAGTIDLPIGQDHFGSKVLMSTRANTKNAKLAKTHWERLRNVGDYSLVMARPVTGRNHQIRVHFAAIGHPLAGDEFYGPRGQFKTASRQTLEEGRRMKEIRCEKTGLKRHALHAARIEFAHPITGVWLQLTSNLPADMLAAVLSLESQSSNS, from the coding sequence ATGGTTTATTCACTGGAATTGATTGTCGAGCCGTATCAATCCGGTGCTCGTGTGGATGCGTTTCTGGTGCAGCAGTTGCGGAATTATTCGCTCTGGCAGATTCAACGGCTCGCGCATTGGAATGCGTTAACGGTCAATCATCAGCCGGCTGATTTGATGCGTCGTTTATGGCCCGGAAATTCTGTGCAGGTGAAACTGCTCGAACCACCGGAAACGCTGTACGATCCTGAACCGTTTCCGCTGCATATCGTGTATGAAGATGCCTGGATTGTGGTTGTCGATAAACCCGTCGGGGTGATCGCGCATCCGACCGGGAATATGCAGTCGGGAACGCTTTGCAATTTTCTGCAGGCTCATTTTGATCAGCAGACACCGATCAAGGGTTTGCTGCGACCAGGCATTGTGCATCGGCTCGATCGTGAGACGACAGGGTTAATTATCGTCGCGAAAACTCATCAGGCTCATCGGAATCTGGTCGACTCCTTCGAACATTCGCGCGTCTCTAAAACGTATATTGCTTTGGTGGAAGGGAATCTCAAAGAGTCAGCCGGGACAATCGATTTGCCGATTGGTCAGGATCACTTCGGCTCGAAAGTTCTCATGTCGACCCGAGCCAATACCAAGAATGCGAAGTTGGCGAAAACGCATTGGGAACGGCTCAGAAATGTCGGCGATTATTCCCTCGTGATGGCTCGTCCAGTCACCGGGCGGAACCATCAGATCCGCGTGCACTTTGCAGCGATTGGCCACCCTTTAGCAGGTGACGAATTTTATGGACCACGCGGCCAATTCAAAACCGCATCGCGACAAACGCTTGAGGAAGGCCGGCGGATGAAAGAAATCCGCTGCGAAAAAACAGGCCTCAAACGCCACGCCCTGCACGCGGCTCGAATCGAATTCGCTCATCCGATCACTGGAGTCTGGCTGCAACTGACCAGCAACCTCCCAGCCGACATGCTCGCCGCGGTATTGAGTTTGGAAAGCCAGAGCAGTAATTCGTAG
- the plsX gene encoding phosphate acyltransferase PlsX produces MRIALDAMGGDDAPGINIDGALKALAKWDHLVVDLVGPADQLNELLAQHDNVSDRLNVLHASEFVGMDEKPTEALRKKPNASITVCWKLMAEKKVQAVVSAGNTGAVVAAGLRTRLFLKQVKRPGIAVVLPTLKGQCVLMDVGANPAARADHLYQYGVMGSVYASEMLGIERPRIGLLNIGSEDGKGTDLVREAHAMLSNSYLKDQYIGNVEGRGIYQGEADVVICEGFVGNVVLKVSEGMADMMFRVLSREIVGALDTERDKAGQAFKAAAARYEYREFGGAPLLGVDGLCMISHGSSDAHAMSNALGTCIKMRERQINQMVVDNLAGSPTPTA; encoded by the coding sequence ATGCGGATTGCCCTGGACGCAATGGGGGGAGATGACGCTCCCGGCATTAATATCGATGGGGCATTGAAAGCTCTGGCGAAGTGGGATCATCTCGTCGTCGATCTCGTCGGTCCTGCTGATCAACTCAATGAACTCCTGGCACAGCACGATAATGTCTCTGATCGTTTGAATGTTTTACATGCTTCCGAATTTGTCGGCATGGACGAAAAACCGACGGAAGCTTTGCGAAAAAAACCGAATGCTTCAATAACGGTCTGCTGGAAATTGATGGCCGAGAAGAAGGTGCAGGCTGTTGTCAGTGCTGGAAACACAGGAGCCGTCGTTGCTGCCGGTTTGCGAACACGGCTTTTCCTCAAGCAGGTCAAGCGGCCTGGTATTGCAGTTGTGCTGCCGACTCTCAAAGGACAGTGCGTGCTGATGGATGTCGGAGCAAATCCAGCCGCTCGAGCCGATCATCTCTATCAATACGGCGTGATGGGCTCTGTTTATGCCAGTGAGATGCTGGGCATCGAGCGTCCGCGAATCGGATTGCTGAATATCGGCAGCGAAGATGGCAAGGGGACCGATTTAGTTCGAGAAGCCCATGCAATGCTTTCGAATTCGTATTTGAAGGATCAATACATTGGCAATGTCGAAGGGCGAGGCATTTACCAGGGGGAAGCCGATGTTGTCATTTGCGAAGGATTCGTCGGGAATGTCGTCCTAAAGGTGAGTGAGGGGATGGCGGATATGATGTTCCGTGTCCTGTCTCGCGAAATTGTCGGTGCACTCGATACCGAACGTGATAAAGCTGGCCAAGCCTTCAAGGCCGCTGCCGCCCGGTATGAATACCGCGAATTTGGAGGAGCCCCCTTATTGGGAGTCGATGGCTTGTGTATGATAAGTCACGGCTCCAGTGATGCTCATGCAATGTCGAATGCATTGGGAACCTGCATCAAAATGCGAGAACGACAGATCAATCAAATGGTGGTTGATAATCTGGCCGGTTCACCTACCCCGACCGCATAG
- a CDS encoding type II toxin-antitoxin system HicB family antitoxin produces the protein MSAKFLIVIEKTTKNFSAFSPDLPGCIATGATHEEVEERMREAIPLHIEGMREAGIDVPPSSVTENIEA, from the coding sequence ATGTCAGCAAAATTTCTGATCGTCATCGAGAAGACCACAAAAAACTTTTCCGCATTTTCACCAGATTTGCCTGGTTGCATCGCCACAGGTGCTACTCACGAGGAAGTCGAAGAACGCATGCGGGAAGCGATTCCTCTTCACATCGAAGGCATGCGGGAAGCTGGAATTGATGTTCCTCCTTCTTCTGTTACGGAAAATATTGAAGCCTGA
- the fabF gene encoding beta-ketoacyl-ACP synthase II, whose amino-acid sequence MRRRVVVTGCGVVTPLGCEVAEFWDKLCAGKSGIGPIERFDCSEYKVTFGGEVRHFKPEDHMPLDIREQRRMDRFVLFGMVASHKAITQAGIDLSQGDPYRHGVLIGSGIGGLNEIEDQHDALYNKGPSRVSPFMIPKLMVNAASGNISVNWGLKGPNSAVATACASATNAIGDAYRLIQYGEADVMVTGGSEAAMTPMGLSGFARMNALSKRNDEPERASRPFDTDRNGFVLSEGAGVVILEELEHAKARGANILGELVGYGMSADGTHMTAPDPEGRGASYAMRRALDDAGVKPEFIDYINAHGTSTPLGDKAETAAIKTVFGEHSKKLTVSSTKSQLGHMLGASGGVEFVICTLALQEQVAPPTINLENPDPACDLDYIPNEARQIKMSHILTNSFGFGGHNACLVVKTFEG is encoded by the coding sequence ATGCGCCGACGTGTTGTAGTCACAGGATGCGGGGTTGTGACCCCGCTCGGCTGTGAAGTGGCTGAGTTTTGGGACAAGCTTTGCGCAGGCAAAAGCGGAATTGGCCCGATTGAACGGTTTGACTGTTCAGAATACAAAGTCACTTTCGGGGGTGAAGTACGCCACTTCAAACCCGAGGATCACATGCCGCTCGATATTCGCGAACAACGCCGCATGGACCGCTTTGTCCTGTTCGGTATGGTCGCCTCACATAAAGCGATCACGCAAGCTGGTATCGATCTCTCTCAGGGAGATCCCTACCGACATGGTGTGCTGATCGGCAGTGGGATCGGCGGACTGAATGAGATCGAAGATCAACACGACGCGCTCTATAATAAAGGGCCATCCCGCGTTTCTCCTTTCATGATACCCAAGCTGATGGTCAATGCCGCCAGTGGGAATATCTCAGTGAACTGGGGGCTCAAAGGACCAAACTCAGCGGTTGCTACTGCCTGTGCCTCAGCAACGAATGCAATTGGTGATGCTTATCGACTGATCCAATATGGCGAAGCCGATGTCATGGTGACCGGTGGTAGCGAAGCAGCGATGACCCCGATGGGATTATCCGGTTTTGCCCGCATGAATGCACTCTCCAAAAGAAACGACGAGCCCGAACGGGCGAGTCGGCCTTTCGATACTGACCGCAACGGTTTCGTCCTTTCCGAAGGAGCCGGTGTTGTCATCCTTGAAGAGCTCGAACATGCCAAAGCTCGTGGAGCCAACATTCTCGGCGAACTTGTCGGTTACGGCATGTCCGCAGATGGCACGCACATGACCGCCCCCGATCCCGAAGGTCGTGGAGCATCCTATGCAATGAGACGCGCTTTGGATGATGCCGGAGTCAAACCCGAATTCATCGATTACATCAATGCCCATGGCACGAGTACACCACTTGGCGACAAAGCCGAAACTGCTGCCATTAAAACGGTCTTTGGTGAACATTCGAAAAAACTGACTGTTTCAAGTACGAAAAGCCAGCTCGGTCACATGCTGGGAGCCTCTGGTGGTGTGGAATTCGTGATCTGTACATTGGCGTTACAGGAGCAGGTTGCTCCGCCAACAATCAATCTCGAAAATCCAGATCCAGCTTGCGATCTCGATTACATCCCCAATGAAGCCCGTCAGATAAAGATGTCTCACATCCTCACCAACAGCTTCGGTTTCGGCGGCCACAATGCCTGCCTGGTTGTTAAGACGTTTGAGGGGTAA
- the acpP gene encoding acyl carrier protein yields the protein MDIEEKVIGIVSEQLNFPKEEINSQSSFQDDLKADSLDLVELVMEFEEEFDITIPDDDYEKIRTVGDAVKYIQEKS from the coding sequence GTGGACATTGAGGAAAAAGTTATCGGCATTGTGAGCGAGCAGCTGAACTTCCCTAAGGAAGAAATCAACTCTCAAAGCTCATTTCAAGACGATCTGAAAGCCGATTCACTGGATTTGGTTGAACTCGTCATGGAGTTTGAAGAAGAATTCGACATCACAATTCCAGATGACGACTACGAAAAAATTCGTACCGTTGGTGATGCTGTCAAATATATTCAGGAGAAGTCCTGA
- the metG gene encoding methionine--tRNA ligase — MSRRILVTAALPYANGQIHIGHLVEYVQTDIWVRFQKLRGNQCLFFCADDTHGTAIMIRARQEGRSEEEMIAEMKESHLQDFNDFQIEFDNYGSTNSPENKELCNRIWVALRDAGLVSEKDVTQLFDTKEETFLADRFVKGTCPKCGAENQYGDNCEVCGSTYSPGELVNPISTLSGTTPEIRTAPHLFVSIEKLHEFLEEWTQTGNHLQPEVSNYLKKQFLSEPLRDWDVSRPAPYFGFEISDAPGHYWYVWFDAPIGYIASTWEWCKKQDEGLSKYWQSNDTEIHHFIGKDITYFHTLFWPAMLKTAGFNLPTKVHIHGFLTVNGEKMSKSRGTFVNARTYLNHLDPAYFRYFIASKLSNGLDDLDLNLQEFIDKANADLVGKLVNIASRCAKFINGNEMSTPYPDDGGLFNAGAEAGERIAACYENCDYSQAMREIMQLAEVANKYIEDQQPWTLKKDPEKQDELRNVCSIALNLFRQIVIYISPVLPDLATKTGELLSEKLDAWSQASTPLTGNTVNKFTHMMKRIEEEQVQKMIEESREGQEIPEENTAPEWDDSAQPLEDEPMSEECSIDDFVKVDLRVARILEAQHVEGADKLLQLTLSLGGENRRNVFAGIKAAYSPEDLVGRLVVCVANLKPRKMRFGLSEGMVCASGPGGKEVFLLTPDSGAQPGQRVH; from the coding sequence ATGTCTCGGCGAATTTTAGTGACGGCTGCCCTGCCGTATGCCAATGGTCAAATCCATATTGGACACCTGGTCGAGTATGTCCAGACCGATATCTGGGTCCGCTTTCAGAAGTTGCGTGGGAATCAATGCCTGTTTTTCTGTGCCGACGATACTCACGGCACCGCGATCATGATTCGTGCTCGTCAGGAAGGGCGCAGCGAAGAAGAAATGATTGCTGAAATGAAGGAATCCCATCTGCAGGATTTCAACGATTTCCAAATCGAATTCGACAACTATGGCAGCACAAACAGTCCAGAAAACAAGGAATTATGTAATCGAATCTGGGTCGCCCTCCGCGATGCAGGCCTCGTTTCTGAAAAAGATGTCACTCAACTGTTCGATACCAAAGAAGAGACTTTTTTAGCCGATCGATTCGTTAAAGGGACTTGCCCGAAGTGCGGTGCAGAAAACCAATATGGGGATAACTGCGAGGTTTGTGGTTCGACTTATAGTCCCGGAGAGTTAGTGAACCCGATTTCGACTCTCTCAGGTACAACTCCGGAAATTCGCACAGCTCCCCACTTATTTGTGAGTATCGAAAAACTACATGAATTTCTCGAGGAATGGACTCAAACCGGCAATCATTTGCAGCCGGAAGTGAGCAACTATCTCAAGAAGCAGTTTCTCTCTGAGCCACTTCGCGACTGGGATGTCTCTCGCCCTGCCCCGTATTTCGGGTTCGAAATTTCAGATGCGCCCGGTCACTACTGGTATGTCTGGTTTGATGCCCCGATTGGTTATATTGCATCGACTTGGGAATGGTGTAAAAAGCAGGATGAAGGCCTTTCAAAATACTGGCAGAGCAATGACACGGAAATCCATCACTTCATTGGGAAGGATATTACGTACTTCCACACACTGTTCTGGCCAGCCATGCTCAAGACGGCTGGATTCAATTTGCCTACTAAAGTCCATATTCACGGCTTCCTGACTGTCAATGGCGAAAAGATGTCCAAGAGCCGCGGCACATTCGTGAATGCCCGCACCTATTTGAATCATCTCGACCCGGCTTATTTCCGATACTTCATTGCCTCTAAGTTGAGTAATGGACTCGACGATCTTGATCTGAATCTGCAGGAATTCATAGATAAAGCGAATGCGGATCTGGTTGGAAAGCTGGTCAACATCGCCAGTCGCTGTGCAAAGTTCATCAACGGCAACGAGATGAGCACCCCATATCCCGATGATGGCGGGCTGTTCAATGCAGGAGCCGAAGCGGGTGAACGGATCGCGGCTTGCTATGAAAATTGCGATTACTCTCAGGCCATGCGAGAAATTATGCAACTTGCGGAAGTCGCTAATAAATACATTGAAGACCAGCAGCCGTGGACTTTGAAGAAAGATCCAGAAAAGCAGGACGAATTACGGAATGTCTGCTCGATTGCCTTGAATCTGTTCCGGCAAATCGTAATTTACATCTCGCCAGTCCTGCCAGACCTGGCCACGAAAACAGGCGAATTACTCAGTGAAAAACTCGATGCATGGAGCCAGGCTTCGACGCCCTTAACCGGGAATACGGTCAATAAATTTACTCACATGATGAAGCGAATTGAAGAAGAACAGGTTCAGAAAATGATTGAAGAAAGTCGAGAAGGTCAGGAAATTCCCGAAGAGAATACAGCTCCAGAGTGGGATGATTCTGCCCAACCGCTGGAAGATGAACCGATGTCGGAAGAGTGTTCCATCGATGATTTCGTAAAAGTTGATTTGCGAGTCGCCCGTATTCTGGAAGCTCAGCACGTTGAAGGAGCCGATAAGCTTCTGCAACTGACCTTGAGTCTGGGTGGAGAGAACCGCCGCAATGTGTTTGCAGGCATTAAAGCTGCATACAGCCCGGAAGACCTGGTTGGTCGATTGGTCGTATGCGTCGCCAATCTGAAACCCCGCAAAATGCGTTTCGGCCTGAGTGAAGGCATGGTCTGTGCTTCTGGTCCTGGCGGAAAAGAAGTCTTCCTGTTAACACCCGATTCGGGGGCACAGCCGGGCCAGCGCGTGCATTAA